In Daucus carota subsp. sativus chromosome 4, DH1 v3.0, whole genome shotgun sequence, one DNA window encodes the following:
- the LOC108218349 gene encoding probable LRR receptor-like serine/threonine-protein kinase At1g53440: MGQQRVYSSSVEFSFRNLSVFLLHCYVHIHLLNVFFIHHLGCVAQLLPPEEVQTLKAIATKLNIKHWDVKSTSCSGGGGFQGAFAPKASNVTCDCTFSNNSVCHVTNIKLKALNLTGELPSEFSKLAFLQELDLTQNYINGTIPVAFGHLPLKILGLTDNRLSGLIPRELANIDTLEELTIEDNQMGGSLPPELGRLKSLRRLLISANNFTGRIPESYSALKNLSDFRIDGSRLSGKIPDFIGNWTKMTILDMQGTSMEGPIPSSISLLKNLQELRISDLNGPVSRFPNLGGMTNMKYLILRNCLITDQIPDYLSDMQSLNTLDLSFNRLYGHIPDSMQSIAHLNFLYLNSNLLTGTIPSWISDSKENFDVSYNNFTQPPSQYRCQASSVNLVASHSLSTSNSTLWCLKKDLPCPGTTRYHSLFINCGGPKVESGGREYEDDSVTEGPSYFNPKDRWAYSSSGVFIYNDKSNYVATNTNVTGEVYYQTARLSPSSLKYYGLCLRKGSYKVRLHFAEIQFSDDATFSAIGRRIFDVSIQGSVVRKDFNVAEEAGGIGKGITLEQDVIVNGSTLEIHLYWAGKGTTAVPNRGVYGPLISAISVTPNFNTGGLSTLAIAGIVVASLVGLGLILAVLWIKGFLGRKDAEDKELRGAIEQQTGYYSLRHIKAATGNFDHANKIGEGGFGPVYKGILPDGKEIAVKQLSSKSKQGNREFINEIGMISALQHPNLVKLYGCCIEGNQLLLIYEYLENNSLARALFGRDEERLNLDWPTRKKILLEIARGLTYLHEESRLKIVHRDIKATNVLLDKDLNAKISDFGLAKLDEEENTHISTRIAGTIGYMAPEYAMRGYLTDKADVYSFGIVALEIVSGKSNTGCMPKEEFVYLLDWAYVLQEQGNLLEIVDPVLGKNYSKQEALSILNIGLLCSNPSPTLRPSMSAVVSMLQGKQKVEAPTFTRNAKNDSMMFKAFEKYSHDSNSLSSMEGWADSSISLPSRDTSKLLADIYDVNIE; this comes from the exons ATGGGGCAGCAGCGTGTCTACAGTAGTAGTGTTGAGTTTAGCTTCAGAAACCTATCAGTCTTTTTGCTTCACTGCTACGTACACATACATCTTCTCAATGTCTTCTTCATCCATCACCTGGGATGTGTTGCCCAGCTTTTGCCTCCTGAAGAAG TACAAACTCTCAAGGCAATAGCGACGAAGCTAAATATTAAGCATTGGGATGTTAAAAGCACTTCTTGTAGCGGGGGTGGAGGATTTCAAGGTGCCTTTGCTCCGAAAGCTAGCAATGTCACCTGCGATTGCACATTCAGTAACAATTCTGTTTGCCATGTCACCAATAT CAAGCTCAAGGCCCTAAATTTGACTGGAGAGCTGCCTTCTGAATTTTCAAAACTTGCCTTTCTTCAGGAATT AGATTTGACTCAAAACTACATAAATGGAACCATCCCAGTTGCGTTTGGTCATCTTCCTCTCAAAATTCT AGGCCTTACGGATAACCGTCTGAGTGGTTTGATTCCCCGGGAACTAGCAAATATTGATACACTTGAAGAGCT GACCATCGAGGATAATCAGATGGGAGGATCTCTTCCTCCAGAGCTTGGAAGATTGAAGAGTTTGAGGAGGCT CCTTATTTCAGCTAACAACTTCACTGGAAGGATACCGGAGTCATATAGTGCCTTAAAAAATCTATCAGACTT TAGGATAGATGGGAGCAGATTGTCTGGAAAGATACCTGATTTCATCGGAAATTGGACAAAGATGACGATATT AGATATGCAAGGTACATCTATGGAGGGTCCCATTCCTTCTAGTATCTCCCTTCTGAAAAATCTACAAGAATT GAGGATATCTGATTTGAATGGACCTGTTTCAAGATTCCCCAATTTGGGAGGAATGACAAATATGAAATACTT GATACTGAGGAATTGCTTGATTACAGATCAAATTCCAGACTATCTTTCAGACATGCAAAGTTTAAATACCTT AGATTTGAGTTTTAACAGGTTGTATGGACATATCCCAGATTCAATGCAGTCTATAGCCCACCTGAACTTTTT GTATCTGAATAGTAACTTACTTACTGGAACAATACCAAGCTGGATTTCTGACAGCAAAGAGAACTT TGACGTGTCTTACAATAATTTTACACAGCCACCATCACAGTATAGATGCCAGGCATCTAGCGT GAATTTAGTTGCTAGCCATTCATTGTCGACAAGCAACTC aacTTTGTGGTGCTTGAAGAAAGACCTCCCTTGCCCCGGGACAACCAGAT ATCACTCACTGTTTATCAATTGTGGAGGACCTAAAGTAGAATCAGGAGGCAGAGAGTATGAGGATGATTCGGTTACAGAAGGTCCATCATACTTTAATCCTAAAGATCGATGGGCTTATAGCAGCTCAGgtgttttcatatataatgataaatcCAATTATGTGGCTACAAATACCAATGTGACCGGAGAAGTATACTATCAAACTGCCCGCCTTTCCCCTTCTTCACTCAAGTACTATGGCCTTTGTTTGCGAAAGGGTAGTTATAAAGTTCGCCTCCACTTTGCTGAAATACAGTTCTCTGATGACGCAACATTTAGTGCCATTGGGAGACGCATTTTTGATGTATCTATCCAA GGCAGTGTTGTTCGGAAAGACTTCAATGTTGCAGAGGAAGCTGGAGGAATTGGAAAGGGTATCACCTTGGAGCAGGATGTTATTGTTAATGGTAGCACTTTGGAAATTCACTTGTACTGGGCAGGGAAGGGGACTACTGCAGTTCCTAATAGAGGTGTATATGGGCCTCTAATATCAGCAATTTCAGTAACACCAA ACTTTAATACGGGGGGACTATCAACTCTGGCTATTGCTGGTATTGTTGTCGCATCACTTGTGGGTCTTGGGTTGATATTGGCTGTACTCTGGATTAAAGGTTTCCTAGGAAGAAAAGACGCTGAAGATAAAG AACTGCGAGGAGCAATAGAACAGCAGACGGGATATTATAGTTTAAGACACATCAAAGCTGCAACTGGTAACTTTGATCATGCAAATAAGATCGGTGAAGGAGGATTTGGACCAGTTTACAAG GGTATACtaccagatggtaaagaaatTGCTGTTAAACAGCTGTCCTCCAAATCGAAGCAGGGAAACCGTGAATTTATCAATGAGATAGGCATGATATCTGCTTTACAGCACCCAAATCTTGTGAAGCTTTATGGCTGTTGCATTGAAGGAAATCAGTTGTTGCTGATATATGAGTACTTGGAAAATAACAGTCTTGCTCGAGCCCTGTTTG GTCGTGATGAAGAACGCCTAAACCTGGATTGGCCTACAAGAAAGAAGATTTTATTGGAGATAGCAAGAGGCTTAACTTATCTTCACGAGGAATCAAGGTTGAAAATAGTTCATAGAGACATAAAGGCTACCAATGTACTGCTTGATAAGGATCTCAATGCAAAGATATCAGACTTCGGTTTGGCCAAGCTTGATGAAGAAGAAAACACTCATATTAGCACTCGAATCGCTGGAACAAT AGGATATATGGCTCCAGAATATGCAATGCGAGGTTACTTGACTGATAAAGCAGATGTATACAGCTTTGGAATCGTTGCACTGGAGATTGTTAGTGGTAAAAGCAACACAGGTTGCATGCCAAAAGAGGAGTTTGTGTACCTTCTTGATTGG GCCTACGTCCTTCAAGAGCAGGGAAATCTTCTGGAAATCGTCGACCCGGTTCTTGGCAAAAACTACTCCAAACAAGAAGCACTGAGCATTTTAAACATAGGTCTACTATGCTCCAATCCATCTCCTACCCTGAGGCCATCCATGTCTGCAGTTGTGAGTATGTTGCAAGGAAAACAGAAAGTCGAAGCACCAACTTTCACGCGCAACGCGAAAAATGACAGCATGATGTTTAAGGCCTTTGAGAAGTATTCACACGACAGCAACTCACTATCTTCCATGGAGGGCTGGGCTGATTCCTCCATCTCTTTACCAAGTAGAGATACCAGCAAACTTCTTGCGGATATCTATGATGTTAATATAGAGTAG
- the LOC108218348 gene encoding probable LRR receptor-like serine/threonine-protein kinase At1g53430 isoform X1, translating into MEHRFRNQAYVYLLVLGFFFFHDLGCVAQLLPPQEVQTLKAIATKLNIKHWDVKSTSCSGGGGLSVEFNIPQPLSNVTCDCTFSNGSVCHVTHIQLKRLNLTGELPSEFSKLAYLQELELAQNNINGTIPATFGQLPLKTLGLLDNRISGSIPPEIANIDMLEELIIEDNQLGGTLPPGLGNLKSLRRLLLSANNFTGTIPESFSALKNLSDFTIDGSGLSGKIPDFIGNWTKMTILNLQGTSMEGPIPSSISMLKNLRELRISDLNGSISRFPNLRNMTNMKYLILRNCLIEDSFPPYIAEMKSLNTLDLSFNRLSGPIPDSVQPLESSLNFLYLNSNLLSGVIPSWISNSKKNFDASYNNFTQLASQYGCQASRVNLVASHSSSTSDSTLWCLKKDLPCPSSTQYHSLFVNCGGPKIKSGGKEYEDDLVTDGASYFYPTEQWAYSSTGVYIYNDKSNFVASKANVTGEEYYQTARVSPSSLKYYGLCLQKGSYKVRLHFAEIQFSDDATFSSIGRRIFDVSIQENVVWKDFNIAENAGGIGKGFTLERDVTINGSTLEIHLYWAGKGTTAVPDRGVYGPLISAISVTPNYKISTGALSTGTIAGIVVASLVSVALILVVLWRKGFLGGKDSEDKELRGAIEQQTGYFSLRHIKAATGNFDHANKIGEGGFGPVYKGRLADGLEIAVKQLSSKSKQGTREFINEIGMISALQHPNLVKLYGCCIEGNQLLLVYEYLENNSLARALFGRDGQRLNLDWVTRKTILLGIARGLTYLHEESRIKIIHRDIKGTNVLLDKDLNAKISDFGLAKLDEEEHTHISTRIAGTVGYMAPEYAMRGYLTDKADVYSFGIVALEIVSGKSNTSYMPKDEFVSLLDWAYVLQEQGSLLEIVDPILGTNYSKQEVISTLNIALLCSSQSASLRPAMSAVVSMLEGKRKVEPPNIKRTTTNNNMISKGFEKITTESQTQSSTFSQESLGARTGSSMDAPWFDSTISIPSKDTGKTVKDLYDVNLE; encoded by the exons ATGGAGCATCGGTTCAGAAATCAAGCATACGTATATCTTCTTGTTCTTGGATTCTTTTTCTTTCATGACTTGGGCTGTGTTGCGCAGCTTTTGCCTCCTCAAGAAG TACAAACTCTTAAGGCAATAGCGACAAAGCTCAATATTAAGCATTGGGACGTTAAAAGCACTTCTTGCAGTGGGGGTGGAGGATTGAGTGTGGAGTTTAACATTCCTCAGCCACTTAGCAATGTGACTTGCGATTGTACATTCAGTAACGGTTCCGTTTGCCATGTCACCCATAT CCAGCTGAAGCGCCTAAATTTGACGGGAGAACTACCTTCTGAATTTTCAAAACTTGCCTATCTCCAAGAACT AGAGCTGGCTCAGAACAATATAAATGGAACTATCCCCGCCACTTTTGGTCAGCTTCCTCTCAAAACTCT AGGCCTTTTGGATAACCGTATCAGTGGTTCAATTCCCCCAGAAATAGCTAATATCGATATGCTTGAAGAGCT GATCATAGAAGATAATCAGCTGGGCGGAACTCTTCCTCCAGGGCTTGGAAATTTGAAAAGTTTGAGGAGACT CCTTCTTTCTGCTAACAACTTTACTGGAACGATACCCGAGTCTTTCAGTGCTCTAAAGAATCTATCAGACTT TACAATAGATGGGAGTGGATTGTCTGGAAAGATACCTGATTTCATTGGAAATTGGACCAAAATGACGATATT GAATCTGCAAGGTACATCTATGGAGGGTCCTATCCCTTCTAGTATCTCTATGTTGAAAAACCTACGTGAGTT AAGGATATCTGATTTGAATGGATCTATTTCAAGGTTTCCGAATCTGCGAAATATGACAAATATGAAATACTT gatactAAGGAATTGCCTAATTGAAGACTCGTTTCCACCATACATTGCAGAGATGAAAAGCTTAAATACCTT AGATTTGAGCTTTAACAGGTTGTCTGGACCTATCCCAGATTCAGTTCAGCCTTTGGAGTCCAGCCTGAATTTTTT gtATCTGAATAGCAACTTACTAAGCGGGGTGATTCCAAGCTGGATTTCTAACAGCAAAAAGAATTT TGATGCATCATACAATAATTTTACGCAACTAGCATCTCAATATGGATGCCAGGCATCTAGAGT AAATTTAGTTGCTAGTCATTCATCTTCAACCAGTGATTC GACTTTGTGGTGCTTGAAAAAAGACCTCCCTTGCCCCTCCTCAACCCAAT ACCATTCACTGTTTGTTAATTGTGGAGGACCTAAAATAAAATCAGGGGGAAAGGAGTACGAAGATGATTTAGTTACAGATGGTGCATCATACTTTTATCCTACAGAGCAATGGGCTTATAGCAGCACCGGTGTTTACATATATAATGACAAATCTAATTTCGTTGCTAGTAAGGCTAATGTTACCGGAGAAGAATATTATCAAACAGCCCGCGTCTCCCCTTCTTCACTCAAGTATTATGGTCTTTGCTTGCAAAAGGGTAGTTATAAAGTACGCCTCCACTTTGCCGAAATACAGTTCTCTGATGATGCAACGTTTAGCAGCATTGGAAGGCGCATTTTTGATGTATCCATTCAA GAGAATGTTGTTTGGAAAGACTTCAACATTGCAGAGAATGCCGGAGGAATTGGAAAGGGTTTCACCTTGGAAAGGGATGTTACTATTAATGGTAGTACCCTTGAGATTCACTTGTACTGGGCAGGGAAAGGGACTACTGCAGTTCCTGATAGAGGTGTATATGGACCTCTAATATCAGCAATTTCAGTAACACCAA ACTACAAAATCAGTACGGGGGCCTTATCAACTGGAACTATTGCTGGCATTGTGGTTGCTTCACTTGTGAGTGTTGCTCTGATTTTAGTTGTGTTATGGAGGAAAGGATTCCTAGGAGGAAAAGACTCTGAAGATAAAG AACTGCGAGGAGCAATAGAACAACAGACAGGTTACTTTAGTTTAAGGCACATCAAAGCTGCAACTGGTAACTTTGACCATGCAAATAAGATTGGTGAAGGAGGATTTGGACCAGTTTATAAG GGTAGACTAGCAGATGGTCTAGAAATTGCTGTTAAACAGCTGTCCTCCAAATCTAAGCAGGGAACCCGTGAATTTATCAATGAAATAGGCATGATATCTGCTTTACAGCACCCAAATCTTGTAAAGCTTTATGGATGCTGCATTGAAGGCAATCAATTGCTTCTAGTATATGAGTACTTGGAAAACAACAGTCTTGCTCGAGCCCTTTTTG GTCGTGATGGACAACGACTGAACCTGGACTGGGTGACGAGAAAGACGATTTTATTGGGGATAGCTAGAGGCTTAACATATCTTCATGAGGAATCGaggataaaaataattcataGAGACATAAAGGGGACAAATGTACTGCTTGATAAAGATCTTAATGCAAAGATATCAGACTTTGGTTTGGCCAAGCTTGATGAAGAGGAGCATACTCATATCAGCACACGAATTGCTGGAACAGT AGGATATATGGCTCCAGAATATGCAATGCGGGGTTACTTGACTGATAAGGCAGACGTGTACAGCTTTGGGATTGTTGCACTAGAGATTGTTAGCGGGAAAAGCAATACAAGTTATATGCCAAAAGACGAGTTTGTGTCCCTTCTCGATTGG GCCTATGTCCTTCAAGAGCAAGGAAGTCTTTTGGAAATCGTAGACCCGATTCTTGGAACAAATTACTCCAAACAAGAGGTGATAAGTACATTAAACATAGCTTTATTATGCTCAAGTCAATCAGCCTCTCTGAGGCCAGCCATGTCTGCGGTTGTAAGTATGCTTGAAGGGAAAAGGAAAGTCGAACCGCCCAATATCAAACGCACCACAACAAATAACAACATGATATCTAAAGGCTTCGAAAAGATCACAACAGAGAGCCAAACACAATCATCTACATTCTCACAGGAGAGCCTGGGAGCAAGGACCGGGTCATCAATGGATGCACCCTGGTTTGATTCCACAATTTCTATACCAAGTAAGGATACTGGCAAAACTGTTAAAGATCTGTATGATGTTAATTTGGAGTAG
- the LOC108218348 gene encoding probable LRR receptor-like serine/threonine-protein kinase At1g53440 isoform X2 — MLEELIIEDNQLGGTLPPGLGNLKSLRRLLLSANNFTGTIPESFSALKNLSDFTIDGSGLSGKIPDFIGNWTKMTILNLQGTSMEGPIPSSISMLKNLRELRISDLNGSISRFPNLRNMTNMKYLILRNCLIEDSFPPYIAEMKSLNTLDLSFNRLSGPIPDSVQPLESSLNFLYLNSNLLSGVIPSWISNSKKNFDASYNNFTQLASQYGCQASRVNLVASHSSSTSDSTLWCLKKDLPCPSSTQYHSLFVNCGGPKIKSGGKEYEDDLVTDGASYFYPTEQWAYSSTGVYIYNDKSNFVASKANVTGEEYYQTARVSPSSLKYYGLCLQKGSYKVRLHFAEIQFSDDATFSSIGRRIFDVSIQENVVWKDFNIAENAGGIGKGFTLERDVTINGSTLEIHLYWAGKGTTAVPDRGVYGPLISAISVTPNYKISTGALSTGTIAGIVVASLVSVALILVVLWRKGFLGGKDSEDKELRGAIEQQTGYFSLRHIKAATGNFDHANKIGEGGFGPVYKGRLADGLEIAVKQLSSKSKQGTREFINEIGMISALQHPNLVKLYGCCIEGNQLLLVYEYLENNSLARALFGRDGQRLNLDWVTRKTILLGIARGLTYLHEESRIKIIHRDIKGTNVLLDKDLNAKISDFGLAKLDEEEHTHISTRIAGTVGYMAPEYAMRGYLTDKADVYSFGIVALEIVSGKSNTSYMPKDEFVSLLDWAYVLQEQGSLLEIVDPILGTNYSKQEVISTLNIALLCSSQSASLRPAMSAVVSMLEGKRKVEPPNIKRTTTNNNMISKGFEKITTESQTQSSTFSQESLGARTGSSMDAPWFDSTISIPSKDTGKTVKDLYDVNLE; from the exons ATGCTTGAAGAGCT GATCATAGAAGATAATCAGCTGGGCGGAACTCTTCCTCCAGGGCTTGGAAATTTGAAAAGTTTGAGGAGACT CCTTCTTTCTGCTAACAACTTTACTGGAACGATACCCGAGTCTTTCAGTGCTCTAAAGAATCTATCAGACTT TACAATAGATGGGAGTGGATTGTCTGGAAAGATACCTGATTTCATTGGAAATTGGACCAAAATGACGATATT GAATCTGCAAGGTACATCTATGGAGGGTCCTATCCCTTCTAGTATCTCTATGTTGAAAAACCTACGTGAGTT AAGGATATCTGATTTGAATGGATCTATTTCAAGGTTTCCGAATCTGCGAAATATGACAAATATGAAATACTT gatactAAGGAATTGCCTAATTGAAGACTCGTTTCCACCATACATTGCAGAGATGAAAAGCTTAAATACCTT AGATTTGAGCTTTAACAGGTTGTCTGGACCTATCCCAGATTCAGTTCAGCCTTTGGAGTCCAGCCTGAATTTTTT gtATCTGAATAGCAACTTACTAAGCGGGGTGATTCCAAGCTGGATTTCTAACAGCAAAAAGAATTT TGATGCATCATACAATAATTTTACGCAACTAGCATCTCAATATGGATGCCAGGCATCTAGAGT AAATTTAGTTGCTAGTCATTCATCTTCAACCAGTGATTC GACTTTGTGGTGCTTGAAAAAAGACCTCCCTTGCCCCTCCTCAACCCAAT ACCATTCACTGTTTGTTAATTGTGGAGGACCTAAAATAAAATCAGGGGGAAAGGAGTACGAAGATGATTTAGTTACAGATGGTGCATCATACTTTTATCCTACAGAGCAATGGGCTTATAGCAGCACCGGTGTTTACATATATAATGACAAATCTAATTTCGTTGCTAGTAAGGCTAATGTTACCGGAGAAGAATATTATCAAACAGCCCGCGTCTCCCCTTCTTCACTCAAGTATTATGGTCTTTGCTTGCAAAAGGGTAGTTATAAAGTACGCCTCCACTTTGCCGAAATACAGTTCTCTGATGATGCAACGTTTAGCAGCATTGGAAGGCGCATTTTTGATGTATCCATTCAA GAGAATGTTGTTTGGAAAGACTTCAACATTGCAGAGAATGCCGGAGGAATTGGAAAGGGTTTCACCTTGGAAAGGGATGTTACTATTAATGGTAGTACCCTTGAGATTCACTTGTACTGGGCAGGGAAAGGGACTACTGCAGTTCCTGATAGAGGTGTATATGGACCTCTAATATCAGCAATTTCAGTAACACCAA ACTACAAAATCAGTACGGGGGCCTTATCAACTGGAACTATTGCTGGCATTGTGGTTGCTTCACTTGTGAGTGTTGCTCTGATTTTAGTTGTGTTATGGAGGAAAGGATTCCTAGGAGGAAAAGACTCTGAAGATAAAG AACTGCGAGGAGCAATAGAACAACAGACAGGTTACTTTAGTTTAAGGCACATCAAAGCTGCAACTGGTAACTTTGACCATGCAAATAAGATTGGTGAAGGAGGATTTGGACCAGTTTATAAG GGTAGACTAGCAGATGGTCTAGAAATTGCTGTTAAACAGCTGTCCTCCAAATCTAAGCAGGGAACCCGTGAATTTATCAATGAAATAGGCATGATATCTGCTTTACAGCACCCAAATCTTGTAAAGCTTTATGGATGCTGCATTGAAGGCAATCAATTGCTTCTAGTATATGAGTACTTGGAAAACAACAGTCTTGCTCGAGCCCTTTTTG GTCGTGATGGACAACGACTGAACCTGGACTGGGTGACGAGAAAGACGATTTTATTGGGGATAGCTAGAGGCTTAACATATCTTCATGAGGAATCGaggataaaaataattcataGAGACATAAAGGGGACAAATGTACTGCTTGATAAAGATCTTAATGCAAAGATATCAGACTTTGGTTTGGCCAAGCTTGATGAAGAGGAGCATACTCATATCAGCACACGAATTGCTGGAACAGT AGGATATATGGCTCCAGAATATGCAATGCGGGGTTACTTGACTGATAAGGCAGACGTGTACAGCTTTGGGATTGTTGCACTAGAGATTGTTAGCGGGAAAAGCAATACAAGTTATATGCCAAAAGACGAGTTTGTGTCCCTTCTCGATTGG GCCTATGTCCTTCAAGAGCAAGGAAGTCTTTTGGAAATCGTAGACCCGATTCTTGGAACAAATTACTCCAAACAAGAGGTGATAAGTACATTAAACATAGCTTTATTATGCTCAAGTCAATCAGCCTCTCTGAGGCCAGCCATGTCTGCGGTTGTAAGTATGCTTGAAGGGAAAAGGAAAGTCGAACCGCCCAATATCAAACGCACCACAACAAATAACAACATGATATCTAAAGGCTTCGAAAAGATCACAACAGAGAGCCAAACACAATCATCTACATTCTCACAGGAGAGCCTGGGAGCAAGGACCGGGTCATCAATGGATGCACCCTGGTTTGATTCCACAATTTCTATACCAAGTAAGGATACTGGCAAAACTGTTAAAGATCTGTATGATGTTAATTTGGAGTAG